A DNA window from Polyangiaceae bacterium contains the following coding sequences:
- a CDS encoding DUF4190 domain-containing protein produces MATVGGGAGQMAQGYGYPPGGGGYPPGGGGYPPGGGGGGGGYPPGGGGGYPPGGGGYPPGGGGYPPGGGGFTPAGPPPGGPPGGAKPITGGKATIAMHQMTLDPKTGLPKGEKPPASTASVVALVCGLLLCLGPLTGISAIIAGVLGMKAAKAAPEEVGGYNMAIAGLVLGVLNLLLSVVGGILMMLGILV; encoded by the coding sequence ATGGCAACGGTTGGCGGCGGGGCGGGGCAAATGGCGCAAGGCTACGGCTATCCGCCAGGCGGAGGCGGCTATCCCCCGGGGGGCGGCGGCTACCCACCAGGTGGTGGCGGCGGTGGCGGCGGGTATCCACCAGGCGGTGGCGGCGGCTACCCGCCAGGCGGAGGCGGTTATCCTCCGGGTGGCGGCGGCTACCCGCCAGGCGGTGGCGGGTTCACACCTGCCGGGCCGCCGCCGGGGGGGCCACCTGGTGGAGCGAAGCCGATCACCGGAGGCAAGGCGACGATCGCCATGCACCAGATGACGCTCGATCCGAAGACGGGCTTGCCCAAAGGGGAAAAGCCTCCGGCGAGTACTGCTTCGGTCGTTGCGCTCGTGTGCGGGCTACTGCTGTGTCTGGGGCCGCTGACCGGGATCTCCGCGATCATCGCGGGCGTGCTCGGCATGAAAGCTGCGAAGGCGGCTCCCGAAGAGGTCGGGGGCTACAACATGGCCATAGCCGGGCTGGTGCTCGGTGTCCTGAATCTATTGCTGAGTGTCGTCGGTGGAATTCTGATGATGCTCGGCATTTTGGTCTGA
- the gatC gene encoding Asp-tRNA(Asn)/Glu-tRNA(Gln) amidotransferase subunit GatC, translating to MGIEPRDVLHVARLARLELSDAEVARFQRELDAILGYMAELADVDTSAVASAPAGDSLSATLRPDERVPSLDTEQVVSQAPEHTDDCFSVPVFVDEG from the coding sequence ATGGGAATCGAACCTCGAGACGTGTTGCACGTCGCGCGCCTTGCGCGCCTCGAGCTTTCCGACGCGGAAGTGGCGCGCTTCCAGCGCGAGCTCGATGCCATTCTGGGCTACATGGCGGAGCTTGCCGACGTGGACACTTCCGCCGTGGCGTCGGCGCCCGCTGGCGACAGCTTGTCTGCGACGCTTCGACCCGACGAGCGCGTGCCGAGCCTCGACACCGAACAAGTTGTCAGCCAGGCGCCCGAGCATACCGACGACTGCTTCTCCGTACCCGTCTTCGTGGACGAAGGATGA